In Nostoc sp. CENA543, a single genomic region encodes these proteins:
- a CDS encoding PP2C family protein-serine/threonine phosphatase, with amino-acid sequence MSDSKVKILVIDDDRVIQLIIKGTLEEQGYEVILAASGIQGLEKAHKYHPAIIICDWQMDEMDGLEVCREIKSQPLLATTFFILLTSRTSVEDRVEGLDTGADDFLSKPIEMSELKARVRAGLRLYQANRELQRLAKDLKVQKQLLEIELKEAADYVTSILPAPMSGAVTIDYRFLPSRQLGGDCFDYYWLDDENLVIYLLDVSGHGLAAALPSISIHNLLRSRSLPQAKLHHPSEVLQYLNEVFQMDKHNAQYFTIWYGVFNRSSHQLTYASAGHPPALLFSPSEQSGLEVKQLCTPSLPIGAFTQTEYHHAVCDIPASSKLYVFSDGIYEVEISDGSMWGLRGLVNLLHLCNDSSESDLDLILTKIKMQSNSPNFTDDCSLIEINLS; translated from the coding sequence ATGTCTGATTCCAAAGTCAAAATTTTAGTAATTGATGATGATCGTGTTATCCAACTCATTATCAAAGGAACATTAGAAGAACAAGGATATGAAGTAATTCTTGCTGCTAGTGGTATCCAAGGATTGGAAAAAGCACATAAATATCATCCGGCGATTATTATTTGTGATTGGCAAATGGATGAAATGGACGGCTTAGAAGTGTGCAGAGAAATTAAATCTCAACCATTGCTAGCAACTACCTTTTTTATTTTATTGACTTCTAGAACATCTGTAGAAGACAGAGTTGAAGGTTTAGATACAGGTGCAGATGATTTTTTGAGTAAACCTATCGAGATGAGTGAATTAAAAGCACGCGTCCGAGCTGGATTAAGATTATATCAAGCCAATCGAGAACTACAAAGATTAGCGAAAGATTTAAAAGTCCAAAAACAGCTTTTAGAAATAGAACTGAAAGAGGCTGCTGATTATGTCACATCGATTTTGCCTGCACCGATGTCAGGAGCCGTTACTATCGACTATCGGTTCTTACCATCTCGACAATTAGGTGGTGATTGTTTTGATTACTATTGGTTAGACGATGAAAATTTAGTTATTTATTTACTTGATGTTTCTGGACATGGACTAGCAGCAGCACTACCGTCAATTTCTATACATAATTTATTGCGATCGCGTTCTCTACCTCAAGCTAAACTCCACCACCCATCTGAAGTATTGCAATATTTGAATGAAGTCTTTCAAATGGATAAGCACAATGCTCAATACTTTACAATTTGGTATGGTGTTTTTAACCGCAGTTCTCATCAGCTAACTTACGCTAGTGCAGGACATCCTCCAGCTTTACTGTTTTCCCCCTCAGAACAATCTGGTTTAGAAGTCAAACAATTATGCACGCCTAGTTTACCCATTGGTGCTTTTACACAAACAGAATATCATCATGCTGTATGCGATATTCCAGCATCTAGTAAACTCTATGTTTTTAGCGATGGAATTTATGAAGTTGAAATATCTGATGGTAGTATGTGGGGTTTGAGGGGATTAGTGAATTTATTACATTTATGTAATGATTCATCCGAATCTGATTTAGACTTGATTTTAACAAAGATCAAGATGCAAAGTAATAGTCCAAATTTTACTGATGACTGCTCTTTAATAGAAATTAATTTGAGCTAA
- a CDS encoding response regulator: protein MTSEINDDIKQFSLTYEQFVTLFPFHLIINREMKIVQVSERIQRIFAPITLLGSSLIEHFQIHRPNRLVNFESMKQRSRSVFLLRPQHKEIQFKGQMLYLEASDSLLFLASPHITDIADLKNLDLSINDFPLYDSVLDNLFLLQAQNTALADAQKLTTQLKSQQVELRATVLLLSQLIESLQIGILLEDENRGILLTNQEFCRQFGILHTPEALQGQDCQQIAENSQYLFTQPEQFICHLQEVIKQDKIVLHQEWQLRDGRILEQDYIPIILDGHLYGHLWKYRDVTERKKAENAVKLSEERLKLALDAVAEGIWDWNLVTGEIYRSSRCFTMLGYAPEEMERIGVQLRNRLIHPEDFPRMQRQLKAHICGETPVYEAEMRLLSKSGEWKWILDRGKLVSTDSQGKALRMVGTHLDITERKQAETELKQQYQRALLLKQMTEEIRQSLKLEKILQTTVTEVQKILQADRVLIFRINPDGSGKVVEEAVVPGWSVTLDQDINDPCLRKGYLDWYRAGNITTITDIEQAGFQACHIEFLQRFQVKANLVVPILVRDNLWGLLIAHQCDRPRQWTELELDLLKHLADQMGIALHQAQLLSQASQQTELLARQNEELNQAKQAAETANMAKSNFLATMSHEIRTPMNAIIGMTGLLLDTTLNPEQLDYVETIRNSGSALLTIINDILDFSKIESGNLELEAQPFELRTCVEEALDLLAPQAASKGIELMYQLSSDTPTQIIGDITRLRQILWNLVSNAVKFTNEGEILVAIAARPLLNNRYECQFTIQDTGIGIPSDRLHRLFKPFSQVDASMTRRYGGTGLGLAISKRLCEIMGGRMWVDSEINLGSKFHFTAIFPVQSHDIDNYLDADPELVGRRILLAVGNANLRQCLSLQLQTLGLSVQVVDSQTAALHCLWEQTPLNLAILDIDSPSINSLNLIAKIRALPKYQNLPLVMLSSKGKQTLEVKQIAAEFTAFLQKPVRQYQLHNTLLQIVRGSWVKQSNSSVVLPSYSRLPKSILPNIDHQLAEILPFKILLVEDVLVNQKIAIKMLHRLGYRVDVANNGCEALEALQRQIYDVVFMDIQMPEMDGWETTHRIRTDFSPTVQPWIIAMTAHARPEDCQQCLQAGMNDYISKPISVEAIEAVLKKFGYEHYQVSKITSNFIEQVAQPMVKDNLSPTPETPHSCTSEVDCSFPPLESVIDLKTIAYLRQIGGNEADNMIAEVIQIYLEDTPATVQQIKDALAAGERDKLKKASHALRSPSVSIGALNLGKLCANIEDVADKQTLEQLSSLVDQLEREYNNVVNALQFLLVKGH, encoded by the coding sequence ATGACTAGTGAAATAAATGATGATATCAAACAATTTAGTCTGACATATGAACAATTTGTGACTCTATTTCCCTTCCATTTGATCATCAATCGTGAGATGAAGATTGTACAGGTGAGTGAAAGGATTCAGCGTATTTTTGCACCCATTACATTACTTGGAAGTTCACTGATCGAACATTTCCAGATTCATCGCCCCAACCGCTTAGTAAACTTTGAATCGATGAAACAGCGATCGCGCTCAGTGTTTTTATTGCGACCTCAGCACAAAGAAATCCAGTTCAAAGGACAAATGCTGTATCTAGAAGCCTCTGATTCCCTCTTGTTTCTGGCTTCTCCTCACATCACCGATATTGCTGATCTCAAAAACTTAGATCTGAGTATCAACGATTTCCCTCTGTATGACTCTGTTCTAGATAATCTGTTTCTATTGCAAGCCCAAAACACTGCTTTGGCAGATGCCCAAAAACTCACCACACAACTTAAATCTCAACAGGTAGAATTACGCGCCACAGTCTTATTATTGAGCCAACTGATTGAAAGTTTACAAATCGGCATCTTGCTAGAAGATGAAAACAGAGGAATTTTACTGACTAATCAGGAATTCTGTCGGCAGTTTGGTATTCTCCACACCCCTGAAGCCTTGCAGGGTCAGGACTGTCAACAGATAGCTGAGAATAGCCAATACCTGTTTACCCAACCAGAGCAATTTATTTGTCATTTGCAGGAAGTCATCAAGCAAGACAAAATCGTTCTCCATCAAGAATGGCAGTTACGAGATGGACGAATCTTGGAACAAGATTATATTCCTATCATACTGGATGGCCATTTATACGGTCATCTGTGGAAATATCGTGATGTTACCGAAAGAAAAAAAGCAGAAAATGCGGTGAAATTGAGTGAAGAACGGTTAAAACTCGCTCTAGATGCTGTGGCTGAAGGCATTTGGGATTGGAACTTAGTAACTGGAGAAATTTACCGCAGTTCACGTTGCTTCACTATGCTAGGTTACGCCCCAGAAGAGATGGAAAGGATAGGGGTTCAACTGAGAAATCGGTTGATTCATCCAGAGGATTTCCCCCGAATGCAACGACAACTAAAAGCCCACATTTGCGGAGAAACCCCCGTATATGAAGCGGAAATGCGTTTACTATCTAAATCTGGAGAATGGAAGTGGATTTTAGACCGAGGTAAATTAGTCAGCACTGATTCCCAAGGAAAAGCTTTGAGAATGGTGGGAACACATTTAGATATTACCGAACGCAAACAAGCTGAAACAGAACTGAAGCAGCAATACCAAAGAGCTTTGTTATTAAAGCAAATGACTGAAGAAATTCGTCAGTCCTTAAAACTAGAAAAAATTCTGCAAACAACAGTCACAGAAGTACAGAAGATTTTGCAGGCCGATCGCGTCCTCATTTTCCGCATCAACCCTGATGGGTCTGGTAAAGTGGTGGAGGAAGCTGTTGTTCCTGGATGGTCAGTAACTCTGGATCAAGATATTAATGATCCTTGTCTCAGGAAAGGATATCTTGACTGGTATCGTGCTGGCAATATCACTACTATTACTGATATAGAGCAAGCAGGATTTCAAGCTTGCCATATAGAATTTTTACAGCGATTTCAAGTCAAGGCCAATCTAGTCGTGCCGATTTTGGTACGGGATAATTTGTGGGGTTTATTGATTGCCCATCAATGCGATCGCCCCAGACAATGGACTGAACTAGAACTGGATCTGCTCAAACACTTAGCAGATCAAATGGGTATAGCCCTGCATCAAGCCCAGTTACTATCTCAAGCCAGCCAACAAACCGAACTCCTCGCACGGCAAAATGAAGAACTCAACCAAGCCAAGCAAGCAGCAGAAACTGCCAACATGGCTAAAAGTAACTTCCTCGCCACCATGAGTCATGAAATTCGCACTCCCATGAATGCGATTATTGGTATGACTGGGCTACTGTTAGATACGACTTTGAACCCTGAGCAACTAGATTATGTAGAAACTATCCGTAATAGTGGTAGTGCTTTATTGACAATCATCAATGATATTCTCGACTTTTCTAAGATTGAATCTGGCAACCTAGAGTTAGAAGCACAGCCCTTCGAGTTACGTACCTGCGTTGAAGAAGCTTTAGATTTGTTAGCACCGCAAGCTGCTTCCAAAGGGATTGAACTGATGTATCAACTGTCATCAGACACACCCACACAAATTATTGGTGATATTACCCGCCTGCGTCAAATTCTCTGGAACTTAGTCAGCAACGCCGTCAAATTTACCAATGAAGGAGAAATTCTGGTGGCGATCGCCGCCCGGCCATTGCTGAACAACAGATATGAATGCCAATTCACTATCCAAGATACAGGTATCGGTATACCTAGCGATCGTCTGCATCGACTGTTTAAGCCCTTTAGTCAAGTAGATGCTTCCATGACCAGACGTTATGGCGGTACTGGTTTAGGATTAGCCATCAGCAAGCGTTTGTGCGAAATCATGGGCGGCAGAATGTGGGTAGACAGTGAAATCAACCTTGGTTCTAAATTCCATTTCACAGCCATTTTCCCTGTCCAATCTCACGATATTGATAATTACCTCGATGCTGATCCGGAACTAGTGGGCAGACGCATATTACTAGCGGTAGGCAATGCTAACTTGCGTCAATGCTTAAGCTTACAACTTCAAACTTTAGGATTATCCGTCCAAGTCGTAGATTCTCAAACTGCTGCCCTGCATTGCTTGTGGGAACAGACACCCTTAAATTTGGCTATCTTGGATATTGATAGCCCCAGCATCAACAGCCTCAACCTGATAGCCAAGATTCGTGCCTTACCCAAATATCAAAATTTACCTTTAGTGATGTTGAGTTCTAAAGGGAAACAAACCTTAGAAGTCAAACAAATCGCAGCAGAGTTTACTGCCTTTTTGCAAAAACCTGTCAGACAGTATCAGCTACATAACACACTCTTACAAATCGTGCGTGGTAGTTGGGTAAAACAGTCAAATTCTTCAGTTGTTCTTCCCTCATACTCCCGGTTGCCAAAATCGATCCTACCCAACATTGATCATCAGTTAGCCGAAATTTTACCATTCAAGATTTTGCTAGTTGAGGATGTGTTAGTCAATCAAAAGATTGCCATTAAAATGCTACATCGGCTAGGTTATCGCGTAGATGTGGCTAATAATGGTTGTGAGGCCTTAGAAGCTTTACAAAGACAAATCTATGATGTGGTGTTTATGGACATCCAAATGCCAGAAATGGATGGCTGGGAAACAACTCATCGGATTCGCACAGATTTTTCTCCTACAGTCCAACCTTGGATTATTGCCATGACAGCCCATGCCCGCCCGGAAGATTGTCAGCAATGCTTGCAAGCGGGGATGAACGATTACATCAGTAAACCCATTAGTGTAGAAGCGATAGAAGCCGTCCTAAAAAAATTCGGTTATGAGCATTATCAAGTCTCAAAAATTACATCAAACTTCATAGAGCAAGTTGCACAGCCAATGGTGAAAGATAACCTATCCCCTACACCAGAAACTCCACATTCTTGTACAAGTGAGGTTGACTGTAGTTTTCCTCCTTTAGAATCGGTGATTGACCTGAAAACCATAGCGTATTTACGTCAAATAGGCGGTAACGAAGCCGATAACATGATTGCGGAAGTCATCCAGATCTACCTAGAAGATACCCCAGCAACTGTGCAACAGATTAAAGACGCTTTAGCTGCGGGAGAGCGTGACAAGTTGAAAAAAGCTTCTCATGCTTTGCGATCGCCTAGTGTTAGTATTGGCGCACTCAATCTCGGAAAACTCTGCGCCAACATAGAAGATGTAGCAGATAAACAAACATTAGAGCAATTATCTAGTCTGGTTGATCAACTAGAAAGGGAGTATAACAATGTTGTTAATGCTCTCCAATTTCTTTTAGTCAAGGGTCATTAG